From Bacillota bacterium, the proteins below share one genomic window:
- the radC gene encoding DNA repair protein RadC gives MKEPEDKNKENAAVYRVAIRDLPQSARPRERLWREGPGMLTETELLAIILRTGSRAGSALDLAGYLLGLFGGFTGLGRVSLEELSAVTGMGPAKAAQVAAALELGRRLGDPAATRPVITTPDDASRLVMSRMRHLDREEFRVILLDTKNHVIQIETVAVGTLNSTGVQPREVFKNAIRRSAAALILAHNHPSGDPTPTREDVALTRRLIQAGELVGIEILDHIIIGDNRYVSLKAEKLI, from the coding sequence ATGAAAGAGCCGGAGGATAAAAACAAAGAAAACGCGGCGGTTTACCGGGTTGCGATACGCGACCTGCCCCAGTCGGCAAGACCGCGCGAGCGGCTATGGCGGGAAGGCCCCGGGATGCTTACCGAAACGGAACTGCTCGCCATTATTCTGCGGACGGGTTCACGGGCCGGGTCGGCGCTAGACCTTGCCGGGTACCTTCTGGGGTTGTTCGGCGGTTTTACAGGACTTGGCAGGGTATCGCTCGAGGAGTTGAGCGCGGTAACAGGAATGGGTCCCGCCAAGGCGGCTCAGGTGGCTGCCGCGCTTGAACTCGGCCGGAGGCTCGGTGACCCGGCTGCAACGCGTCCGGTGATTACCACGCCGGATGATGCTTCCCGCCTTGTGATGAGCCGGATGCGGCACCTTGACAGGGAAGAGTTCAGGGTGATTTTGCTTGATACGAAAAATCACGTGATACAAATCGAAACTGTGGCTGTTGGAACGCTTAACAGCACCGGGGTACAGCCCCGGGAGGTTTTTAAAAACGCGATCCGGCGCAGCGCGGCGGCGTTAATCCTGGCGCACAACCACCCGAGCGGTGACCCGACGCCGACCCGCGAGGATGTCGCGCTTACCCGGCGGCTTATTCAGGCCGGAGAACTTGTAGGAATTGAAATCCTAGACCACATCATCATCGGGGATAATAGATATGTCAGCCTGAAGGCGGAAAAACTGATCTGA
- a CDS encoding rod shape-determining protein, producing MRLGLFSRDMGIDLGTANSLVFVKKRGVVLREPSVVAIERDTGQVLAVGEEAKQMIGRTPGNIVAIRPLKDGVIADFDTTQAMIRYFINKALRNKTFFIRPRVIVGVPSGVTPVEERAVREAAIQAGAREVYLIEEPMAAAIGAGLPVHEPTGNMIVDIGGGTTEVAVISLGGIVTSSSIRIAGDEMDEAIIQYIKRNYNLMIGERTAEDIKIKIGSAYKPTGMLDEEVRGRDLVTGLPKTVRISAAEIHQALSETVAAIIETIKSTLERTPPELAADIMDRGIIMAGGGALLQGLDRLVSEETGMPVCLADEPLSAVAQGTGKVLDNIAVLRRVLLQPRKVI from the coding sequence TTGCGTTTAGGCCTTTTTTCCAGGGACATGGGGATTGACTTAGGGACGGCCAACAGTCTCGTTTTTGTGAAAAAACGCGGCGTTGTGCTCCGGGAACCGTCGGTTGTGGCGATTGAAAGGGATACGGGACAGGTGCTTGCGGTGGGGGAAGAGGCTAAACAGATGATCGGCCGCACCCCCGGTAACATTGTGGCGATCAGGCCGCTCAAAGACGGGGTTATCGCCGACTTCGACACTACCCAGGCGATGATCCGCTACTTCATTAACAAAGCCCTTAGGAACAAGACTTTTTTCATCCGGCCCAGGGTGATAGTCGGTGTCCCGTCAGGAGTAACGCCGGTCGAGGAGCGGGCGGTGCGTGAGGCGGCGATTCAGGCCGGAGCGCGCGAAGTCTACCTGATCGAGGAACCGATGGCTGCGGCCATAGGCGCCGGCCTGCCGGTGCACGAGCCCACCGGGAACATGATCGTTGATATCGGCGGCGGGACGACGGAGGTCGCGGTCATTTCTCTCGGCGGAATCGTGACGAGCAGTTCGATCCGCATCGCCGGCGACGAAATGGATGAGGCGATTATCCAGTACATCAAACGGAACTACAACCTGATGATCGGCGAGCGCACCGCGGAAGACATCAAGATTAAAATCGGGTCGGCATACAAACCGACGGGTATGTTGGACGAAGAGGTGCGCGGCCGGGATCTTGTTACGGGTCTGCCCAAAACGGTTAGGATTTCCGCTGCGGAGATCCACCAGGCGCTGTCCGAAACGGTGGCGGCGATCATCGAAACGATTAAGAGTACCCTCGAGCGAACCCCGCCGGAACTGGCGGCCGATATAATGGACCGCGGTATCATTATGGCGGGTGGAGGAGCACTCCTTCAGGGTTTGGACCGTCTTGTCAGCGAAGAGACGGGGATGCCTGTATGCCTGGCGGACGAGCCCCTTTCGGCCGTTGCACAGGGAACAGGGAAGGTTCTTGACAACATCGCGGTGTTGCGCCGGGTGCTCTTACAACCACGAAAGGTGATCTAA
- the mreC gene encoding rod shape-determining protein MreC, producing the protein MSWQVTKKILLVLILVGLTVAAMRLTAIDRTGEQNSFWVWARDKAAPLQQGMWRTARIVNAGAAFVFSWGRETGYSRSLEKKVADLEGQIQRLQAVEQENQRLRALLNYQTTHEKSGIVAAVIGRDPDNWFSTVIINRGKVHGIIRGAVVVSPAGLIGRVLAVSDNTAEVLLITDPRSAVGSTVYETQVPGIVRGALDTTGRLRMQYVVKDETVRKGFAVLTSNLSGVFPPGIPVGKVTGVEEEGSGLFKTVFLKTAVDLSRLDEVLVLAKK; encoded by the coding sequence GTGTCCTGGCAAGTTACAAAGAAAATTTTATTGGTGTTAATCCTTGTCGGGCTGACGGTGGCTGCCATGCGCCTGACGGCGATCGATCGAACCGGGGAGCAGAACTCTTTCTGGGTGTGGGCGAGGGACAAGGCGGCTCCGCTTCAGCAGGGGATGTGGCGAACCGCTCGGATTGTTAACGCCGGCGCGGCCTTTGTTTTTTCTTGGGGCCGGGAGACCGGTTATTCCCGCTCCCTGGAAAAAAAGGTGGCCGATCTGGAGGGACAAATCCAGAGACTGCAGGCCGTGGAACAAGAAAACCAGAGGCTTAGGGCGCTGTTAAACTACCAGACGACGCACGAAAAGTCCGGTATCGTAGCGGCGGTGATCGGTCGTGATCCAGATAACTGGTTCAGCACGGTTATCATCAACCGCGGCAAGGTACACGGCATCATACGGGGGGCGGTTGTTGTATCACCGGCAGGCTTGATAGGAAGGGTGCTGGCGGTTAGCGACAACACCGCGGAGGTCCTTCTGATTACGGACCCGCGCAGCGCTGTGGGGAGTACGGTATACGAAACGCAGGTACCCGGTATCGTTCGTGGAGCGCTTGATACGACCGGCAGGTTAAGGATGCAGTACGTGGTCAAGGATGAAACGGTTCGCAAAGGGTTTGCGGTTCTGACCTCGAACCTCAGCGGTGTTTTCCCCCCGGGGATACCCGTCGGGAAAGTGACCGGGGTGGAAGAGGAGGGAAGCGGACTGTTTAAAACGGTTTTCCTCAAAACCGCGGTAGACCTCAGCCGGTTGGATGAGGTACTGGTGCTTGCCAAAAAGTAG
- the mreD gene encoding rod shape-determining protein MreD produces the protein MRVILMLCLIAVAILLEQTVLNFLRVAGVKPDLLLLLVVFNGFLKGPREGAFWGFIAGILEDLAFGYYIGLHALSKLAAGYVAGLGEYVYKENSIVAAAMVWGTSLVSGCVMYVLLLTLGIALAPGEVFLRVVLPAAVYNGLVSLLFYQPYRNSTIRGILREERF, from the coding sequence ATGCGGGTCATTCTGATGCTGTGTCTTATCGCCGTCGCGATTCTTCTGGAGCAGACCGTTTTGAATTTCCTCCGGGTGGCCGGGGTGAAACCGGACCTTCTGCTCCTGCTGGTGGTTTTTAACGGTTTCTTAAAAGGCCCGCGTGAAGGGGCCTTTTGGGGTTTCATTGCGGGTATACTGGAAGATTTAGCCTTCGGGTATTACATAGGACTTCATGCTTTGAGCAAGCTTGCGGCGGGTTACGTCGCGGGCCTGGGGGAGTACGTTTATAAAGAGAATTCGATTGTGGCCGCGGCCATGGTTTGGGGTACCAGCCTCGTTTCCGGTTGTGTGATGTACGTCCTGCTTCTTACGTTGGGAATCGCCCTGGCACCGGGCGAGGTCTTCTTGCGGGTGGTATTGCCCGCAGCCGTTTACAACGGACTTGTGAGTCTGTTGTTTTACCAGCCGTACAGAAACTCAACAATTCGCGGGATTTTGCGGGAGGAAAGGTTCTGA